In the Anaerolineae bacterium genome, CCGCGCACCTGCTCCAGATAGCTGGCGCCAGCAGATACCCCAACGACATTGCCAGAAACAGCACCAGCAGCACCGCGTAGATCCGCACCTGCGCGGCGCTCATTCGCCACCAGGCGCTGCCGGAAGCCTGCCCCGCACTGGCGGCGTCGTGCACATGATCCCAGGGCAGTTCCGGCGTGCGCATCACGGTCAGCGTGGAGAAAAAGAACCAGACCGCCGATACCCAGAACACCGTCCGTAACCCGAAGGTCTGGCCCAGCCAGCCGCCGATCATCGGAGAGAAGATCGTCCCGGCGAAGTAAGCTGCATAAACCGTCGAGATCGCAGTCTGGACATTCTTGCCGGGCAAGTCGCCAAGCTGAGCGTCACGGGCAATATAGGCATTGATCGCTGGCAACGACGAGGCCGACATCGCGTACAGGAAGAAACCGGGTAGCAGCCATTGCCAGCTGGGGGCCAGGGCCAGCAGCACCACTGCCCCCGTGCCCAGCCACCAGGTCAACAGCATCAACCAGCGCGGACCGGTGCGATCGATCAGCCGGCCCGCGGGCAGCATCAGCAACACCGGGGCAAGACCAGCCATCGCCAGTACCTGCCCGACCTGCACCGGATTGCCGCCGAGAGAGGTCACATACAGCGGGCGGATATACAGCCACAATCCCTCGCCCAGCCCCCACAGGAACAGGGCCAGCGCCATTTTCCGTGAGGCGGCTCGCAGGGCCAGGACAGGTTGTAGCCACTCAGCCAGCCACCGCTGGCGGGCCAGTAACTGGGTCAACACGGTCATCACCAACATCCAGGATGCTCAAAACCGCAGCGCATAGATATCGCGCTTGTTCCAGCCAGACTCGGCGGCAACAGCCTTGGCCGCTGCATTACGCGATTCCCCAGCCTGCAGCCGCCGCTGCATCTCAGCGCGTACCTGCGCCTCGCTCCAGACATCCCCGCTGCGCGGCTGGCCGCCGATGAGCAGGGTAACTTCGCCACGCACCGGCTCTTCCATGAAGTAGTCCAGCGCCTGACGCGCCGTGCCGCGGAAGTACTCCTCAAACAGCTTGGTGATCTCGCGGGCCACACATACTGGCCGCGATTCGCCCATGATCTCGCAGATAGCCTGCAGCGTCTCGACCAGCCGGTACGGACTTTCGTATGCGATCAACGTCTCCGGCGCATCGCTCAGCGCCATCAATTCCGCAACCAGGGCATGCTTCTTGCGCGGCAAGAACCCCAGAAACGTGAAGCGGTCAGTCGGCAGGCCGGAAGCTACCAGCGCCGTGATCGCGGCATTGGGGCCAGGCAGCGAGATAACCTGTACCTTTGCCCGCAGACAGGCGTTGATCAGCTCGTAGCCGGGATCGGAAAGGCCCGGTGTCCCGGCATCGGAGATCAATGCCACATCGCGCCCGGATTCCAGTACGTCCAGGATTTCATCGACCCGGGCAAGCTTATTGTGCTCGTGGTAGCTGATCATCGGCTTGATGATGTCGTAGTGCTCCAGGAGCACCCGCGACACGCGGGTATCTTCAGCAGCGATCAGCGCCGCTTCCCGTAGGACCCGCAGTGCACGCAGGGTGATATCTTCCAGATTGCCAATCGGCGTGGGGACGATATAGAGCGGCATCAGAGAGCCTTTTTAGCTGTGATTTTGAATGAAAGTGACGATGGCTACATTCGCCTCGCACTCCGGGGAGGTCACGACGGTGAACTCCTCGGAAACGGGCGCTCCAGTCTGGCTCAGCAGTTGTACCACATACTGCGCTTCCAGCGGGGCGCTATTGAGGAAAACCTCATATCCGGCGGGGCCAAAGGCCGGCGCCGTGCCCGTGAAGCGAATCTCATCGATTCCTTCGCCCACCACGCGCACTGCCAGGCCAACCAGCGCCTCGCCGTTCAGGCCAACAACCGTCCCCGCGATACTGGCCCAGCGGCAACCCTGACCATTGGCATTGGCAGTATATGTGGCCGCCTCGCCATAGACCGTGAACGGATACGGCGAGCGCGTCACTTCCGCCGGGTTGATGGCTGGCGGCGGGGTAATCACCACGCCGGCCGCCTGATCCGGCGGCGCCCCGCCAATCAACGTCGCCGTTGGAGCCAGGAACGTCCGTGTCGCCAGTCGAGGCGGCGTGATCACGATCTGGGTCGCTGTAGGGGATGGTGTCAGGGACGGGGTGACCGTCGGTGTCACCGTGGGCACCAGCGTTGTCAGCCGGGCCACCTCAGGGATCTTCGTTGGCGAGGGCGAGGCCGCCTGCCCACGCGGGTCGGCGGTAGCAACCACATAGATCGGCAACGGGGTGCGTGGCGGAAACGGGTTGATCGGTAGGTACGGGTTGGCCAGCAACACCCCGAAGTAAACCAGATAAGCCAGCGTCAGCAGCAGGAAAACCACCGTAATGACATTGGGAGTCAGGCAGCCCGGCCGCCCTGCCCCGGCAGGCTGGCGTTCTTTGCCCAGCGCACTGGCGTCTACATCATCAGGCAGGTATGGATCATCGTGACTCATCGGCTACCTGAACCGCTAGAAAGGCCGCAACTGCACGAAGTTGACCAGGGCCAGATTCTGCGCACAGTTGTTCGGGAAAGTCACCTGAACCGCAGGCGAGACCACAGTCCCACTGGGCGTCAACAACTCCACAAAATAGGTGTTGTTGTTCGTCTGGCCGGAAACAAAGGCTTCCCAGCCGGATGGCGACCCGTACAGGGTGTTGGAGCCAGAGGCGACCACAATTCCCGCACCGCCCTCTCCCAGGCCGGGGCCGGTCACGCGGATGTTGTAACCCGTTAATCCCTGACCATTGAGGCCAAACACCTGCCCGCCGATGCCCTGCCAGGCGCAACCGGCGGTATTGGCAAAGTTGGCCGTAAACACGACATTGCCCCGCAGCCCGAACGGGAACGGCGAAGCCGTGTAAGTGAACGTTGGCGTTGGACCGGTAGGGGTGATGCTCGGTGTGAACGTCATCGAAGGCGTCGGGGTAAACGTATTGCTCGCCGTGGGCGTGATGGATGGCGTATCAGTTGGGCCTGGAGTCGGCGTGATGGTCAGGGATGGAGTCACCGATGGCGTGATCGTTGGTGTATTGCTGGGCGTTGGCGTCTTGGTTGGGGTGAATGTCCAGGTCGGCGGCAGCATGGTAGGTGTGGCAGTAGGCGTAGGCAGCTGCGCTACCTTCGGGATGATCGGCGTCGCTGGCGCTAGAAACGGCACCGGTATGATCCCGGCGGCAAATACGCCGGTCAGCGCCAGGCAAACCAGTGTCAGCAGCACAAAAAACACGGTGATGACGTTATAGACGCGATCAGCCCCCTGCCCGGACATAAGCGCCCCCTCGTCCTCTTTACCCGCCAACAAAACGCTCCACGGTGGCCCTGTCCCACAGCGATTGCCGCCACCGCTCAAAAGTCACCTCAAACAGCGCTGCCCGCGCCGCCTCATCCAGCGGGCGATCAGCCACCCGTTCCAGCGTCTGGATGATGTGATACCCCAGGCGGCTGGCCACCGGTTCGCTGATCTGGCCGATCGGCTGGGTGAATGCCACCTCGGCCACGACCGGCTCGGTCAACTGCTCCCGCGTGAACCAGCCCAGATCGCCGCCCAGATCGCGGGTACTCACATCGCGCGAATGCTGCAGGGCCAGCGCCGCAAAGTCCGCCCCGTTCTGGAGTTGCTCGTAGATCTGCCGCGCCTCGCCTTCGGTACTCACCAGAATGTGGCGAGCATGCGCCTGTTCCACCTGATCCGGCACACTGGCGATCACCTGATCGCGAATCTTGGCTGTGAGCAGCGCCTCATACAGCGACTGACGAAAAGTCTCAGGCGTCAGCCCATTTTCCGCCAGCCATGACTGCCAGGCCGCTTCTCCACCTGCCACCTCGATACTCACGGCCACTTCCGCTTCCAGTTCTTCCGGCGTGACCTGCAGACCCTGG is a window encoding:
- the rsmI gene encoding 16S rRNA (cytidine(1402)-2'-O)-methyltransferase — protein: MPLYIVPTPIGNLEDITLRALRVLREAALIAAEDTRVSRVLLEHYDIIKPMISYHEHNKLARVDEILDVLESGRDVALISDAGTPGLSDPGYELINACLRAKVQVISLPGPNAAITALVASGLPTDRFTFLGFLPRKKHALVAELMALSDAPETLIAYESPYRLVETLQAICEIMGESRPVCVAREITKLFEEYFRGTARQALDYFMEEPVRGEVTLLIGGQPRSGDVWSEAQVRAEMQRRLQAGESRNAAAKAVAAESGWNKRDIYALRF
- a CDS encoding MFS transporter — protein: MTVLTQLLARQRWLAEWLQPVLALRAASRKMALALFLWGLGEGLWLYIRPLYVTSLGGNPVQVGQVLAMAGLAPVLLMLPAGRLIDRTGPRWLMLLTWWLGTGAVVLLALAPSWQWLLPGFFLYAMSASSLPAINAYIARDAQLGDLPGKNVQTAISTVYAAYFAGTIFSPMIGGWLGQTFGLRTVFWVSAVWFFFSTLTVMRTPELPWDHVHDAASAGQASGSAWWRMSAAQVRIYAVLLVLFLAMSLGYLLAPAIWSRCA